The genomic segment tacagtgtcacgatctcagctcactgcagtctccacctcctgggttcaagcaattctcctgcctcagcctcctgagtagctgggattacaggcgcgtgccactgtacccggctaatttttgtatttttagtagagacggggttttgccgtgttggccaggctgatctcgaactcctgacctcaagcaatccgcctgcctcggattcccaaagtgctgggattacaggcgtgagccaccgcacctggcttattttattttatttttctgagatggagtcttgctctgtcatccaggttggagggcagtggtgcaatctcagatcactgcaccctctgcttcctgggttcaagtgattcttctgccttggcctcctgagtagctgggattacaggtgcccaccaccacacctggctaatttttgtatttttagtggagatggggttttgccttgttggccaggctggtctcggaactcatgatctcaggtgatccacccaccttggcctcccaaagtgctgtggttacaggtgtgagcaaccgcacctggcctttatgagatttaaaaattacactgTGCTTAAACTGTATACCCTAACATCAGTTTTTGTGGAGTATGTAGCAGTGTCTCTTTTTACTTCCTGATGGTTaatgattgattttcaaatgaattGATTTAAAATGGAAGCCTCAGTattacctaattttttaaaacaattgtctTTATAGAAGCTGAAACCTATCAACACTCTTCAAAATGCAGTGGAGTGTACCATGGACTGTATCTCGGCTGGCACGCAGGACATGCCTGGAGCCACACAACGCTGGTCTTTTTGGACGCTGTCAAAATGTAAAGGGACCTTTACTTTTGTGCAATGCTGAATCCAAAGTGGTTTTGCTACAAGGCCCTCAAAAACAATGGTTGAATTTATCTGCTGCCCAGTGTGTTGCAAAGGAAAGGAGGCCATTGGATGCTCCTTCACCCCAACCAGGAGTCCTTCGCCATAAGCAAGGGAAGCACCATGTTTCATTCAAGAGGGTTTTTTCATCCAGTGCCACAGCTCAGGGAActccagaaaaaaaggaagagcctGATCCTTTGCAAGACAAATCTATTAGTCTTTATCAGCGATTCAAGAAGACATTTAGACAGTATGGAAAAGTTCTGATTCCAGTGCATCTAATAACTTCTGGTGTTTGGTTTGGAACATTTTATTATGCGGCCTTGAAGTAAGTTTTTGCTTAGTCGAATGTCTTTCCCTGTCTTACTAGAATATGAATCTTTTTAATTGTACTAATGATagctttagatttttaaatgctttaatgtATTTCATCCATAGAGGATAACTGGTTTTCATagcttttttcacattttaataataatagctagtaTTTGCTTCCTGTTTGGAGCAAGCATCTGGTGTAATTTTTAACTGTTTCATCTTATTTAATCGTCCCAGCAACCATATAAAGCAAGTTACACAATTACacccattttatgaatgaaaaaacaGATTATTAGGCAAGGAGAGTAAAAATAGTTCAGCTTTTCCCAAAATAACTCAGCTGTTAAGAAGTGGTGCCTGGACTAAAAACCCAATTAGGTGTGTCTGATCTCAAAGCATACACTCTCCTATATGCAGATCTCATCCTGGCATTCAGGAGAGcacagacataaaataaaatttcagaaatttggCAGCACCATGACTccataattatatatttcttagaatgttcataaatatgaaaagatatcTGTTTTGCCATATGTGTGGTTTTGGTGGGAAATTTGCAAGATTTTCCCAAAGCCCGGCTAATCTGTTTGCATTGACATTACTCAAGTCCAGTAAGTGTCAAGGAAAGGTCTTATGTTCTGATCAGAAGTGAATCTGGGAGGTCCAGCCTCCCAGTGTTTTGAAACATACAATTTTAAGTGCATCTGTCTTGTTAATACTGTGCCTTCCCCTTACTTAATAAGGTAAGTTATTTGCTTCCCACTGTGTTAGGTGCAGGAGGACCAGTGATTCCCCATTTCTGCCGCTAGTCGACCGAGTGCCTGTTCCTCTGTGTCTGGGCCTGGTGTGCAGGAAGGACTTGGACACTTCAGTAAACTCTCCTGATGGGTTGAGAATTACTTTATACTCTCCAGAGTTGAGTGGTTTTCAGTGCTTGATTATATTTAACGGCTTGATATCAAGACATTAACAAATTATGGTTAGTGTTGTACATAAAGCTCACTCCTTAGGAGCAGCCTATTGCAGACTAAGCTGTAAGTAGCTCTTCCAGGGTGATGGAATAGAAACTACTTATTTTTGGCAACACAGGATCACATAAGTTTCTTGACAAAATttctaaaaggattttttttcaccTTGTGTAATTGATGCTGTTCTGTTTCACTTTGTATCTTTACATTATGTTCCTGTTATTTAATTATATCCTTCTTTGTTGCatatcattttctttaagaattgcATCTTTACTTGCAGAAGATTCTTTAGGTGTAGATTGTATGGAAGTGTTTCTTGGTTTATTAATGACATTTTTGGACatgtttaatatttatagaaGTCTTCAAAACTGCCCTTGGTTTTTTCACAGAACATAAAGTTACCATTTTGATCAAAAGTTACTGTAGGCATTCAGCCCTGTTGTGTAATGAATGGATTTCTAcgtattcacttttcttttttgagtcatgGAGGATTTTGTGATTCAGTCTGTGAACGATGACATGAAAAGTGCTTCTTTCTTTGGCCTCGTCAGGTTGCCATGTAAGGCAAGGCATTCAGCCTCCTGGCTGGCCTGagagggagaaattcaagctttTAATTAATTGAATATGAGATTTTCATTTAGGTTGTTAAGAATAATAACTTTTTGGCAAAAGTTCTGTAACTGAAAAAGCAGACCCAGAATGATGTAGTGACTTAATAACGCTTAAGATTTCCTCAGTGCTGGGTGGCACCTAAAGCAGTTGTGGGTGATGCTCTGCCATCCCCTGTAAAATGCAactttgttagttttattttcccccctctttttttGCAAAATGCTTATATGTAAACATGGTGGTACAACTGTCAACTTTAAAATAATACCCTTCCCCATTACGCCTTGCTTTGGGCTGTTAGCATAGGAATCTGGTTGCCAGACCACCACTACTGCCTGCCACGACCACTGTGTCAACTCTGTCATAGCATCACGGAGAGAATTCAAGATGGACAGGTCCTTGAGGTTTTTATTAGCTCCTTCAAAATGTGAAAGTCGATTTGTTCTAAATGAAGATCTTAATCACAAGTAATGCTTAAAAAATCAGACTAAtggatgaaagaaaaaggaattagaatattttcactgTAGGATGATTGTATTGTAAAAATTGAAGTTGATTATTCTAAATACAGATTGTCAGTTCACCTGACAAGAGGCTAGTTATATTTTAgtgttgttcgtttgtttgttttagctgaAAAAAGTTCTGTGTTATTTGCTTGTTGCCTATTACTattaaaagaaagggagaaaaatagttTGTAGCTGGAAAGACGGGCATTTGACATCATGCCTCATTACTGACCAGTGTTTGTCTTAGTTACTCTGACAGGTCGCGTTACTGCCTTTCTAGGACTGTAGAGCAAAATGTCATTCTATATTTAGTTAACAGAGTGATGAAGTTCTCAGGCTTTTGAAGTTCTTTATTTCAGGGAGTTCTAAATTGTGCATgctaatagattttattttaaagtgagcTTTGTTGCCACTCCTCTCTGGCAAAGCCTCGCAGAGATCTGATGTCTTCTGTTCAGAAGTGCTTTAGTTTGGTCAAATGTGGCTCAGCAGTGGTGGTGTGGTTCCTGCATTTAGATGCCTTGTGTTTGAGACCTCAAGTTCCTAAAGTTACAGACCTACTCTGAGGCAAAACCCTGATTACTTCTACTGCGCTGTATCCAGAAGGCAAATGTGCTTTTGTCCTTGTGTGTTTCTTCCTCTGTGGAAACAGTTGTAAAGCTGGCAGTTTGTGAAGCACAGATTCCTGGCTGGCTGTGGGCAGTTCAGAGTAGAAAGTGACAAACAATAGATGTTTCTGTTTGAATCAGACCCTCATTAATACTTCACATTCAGTACTTCCAGGggaaatgaaagttatttttaagaaaagtcaAATCAACAGAAATAagtggggccgggtgcagtggctctcgcctgtaatcccaacactttgggaggctgaggtgggtggatcacctgaggtcgggagttcgagaccagcctgaccaacatggagaaaccccatctctactaaaaatacaaaaattagccgggcatggtggtgcattacACTACAGGATTACAgagcctgtaatcttagctactcaggaggctgaggcaggagaatcacttgaacccaggaggtggaggttgccgtgagccgagatcatgctattgcaggCCAgcccagagcaaaactccatcttaaaaaaaaaaaaaaaaaaagtggacctAGATGCTTGCTTTTTCTGACAGAGGACACAAGCCAGTGATGATGCAGCTTGTTCCTGGAGTCTCAGTCCATTGTTgtatgatcttttattttttaatttttttatagagacaagtgTTGACAGTGTTGACACCGCGCCTGCCCTAAACCTTATGTTAATGAGATTTAGTTGTTATCTAGAAAGAGATTTGAAAAAGAATTGAAACTGAAgatagaagaaagaatgaaggtaGAAGAAATAAGATTGGACTCatagttcattttttaatttgtctgTTTAAAGTTTCCTTACATTGTTCTGTTTTCCTCTGACTTCTGATGATAAGTAATTCTAATAGTCCTTTCTTGAGGATGATCAGCTGTATCTGCTGAGGGTGCTCCCTGACTGCTTAATATTATGATGAAGTCACAGAGTGGGGCATCTTTTCCctagttaatattaaaaatattcagaatttacCATTACCGTAATCACAATAGATCTAGGCAATGCTCTTTCTTAATGTCATAGGGAAAGCTGCTTTTACAGTGGAGGTCTACGGGCCCTGCCTTCAGCAAGAGGCAAACTCAGTAATGctaataagggaggagaccacccctcatattgtcttatgcccaatttctgcctccaaagaaagaagtaaagactaaaagacagaaatgaaatccacaggcagacagcccggcccCACACCCTGGGCCTcatagttaaagatcgacccctgacctaatcggttatgttatctatagattatagacactgtatggaaaagcactgggaaaatccctgtcctgttctgttccgttgtGATTACCAGTGCctgtggacccccttagagttttAAGCTCTTAAGAGgcacaggaattgctcactcggggagctcagtttttgagacaggaggcTTGCCGATGCCCGtggctgaataaagcccttccttctttaactcggtgtctgagggattttgtctgtggctcgtcctgctacatttcgTGGTTCCCTGACCAGGAAGC from the Papio anubis isolate 15944 chromosome 19, Panubis1.0, whole genome shotgun sequence genome contains:
- the FAM210A gene encoding protein FAM210A; the encoded protein is MQWSVPWTVSRLARRTCLEPHNAGLFGRCQNVKGPLLLCNAESKVVLLQGPQKQWLNLSAAQCVAKERRPLDAPSPQPGVLRHKQGKHHVSFKRVFSSSATAQGTPEKKEEPDPLQDKSISLYQRFKKTFRQYGKVLIPVHLITSGVWFGTFYYAALKGVNVVPFLELIGLPDSVVSILKNSQSGNALTAYALFKIATPARYTVTLGGTSFTVKYLRSHGYMSTPPPVKEYLQDRMEETKELITEKMEETKDRLTEKLQETKEKVSFKKKVE